Below is a genomic region from Mycobacteriales bacterium.
AGCGATCATCCGGGCGGTCGCCGGGGTGACCTCGATGCCGTTCATGGTGACCGGCCCGGTCAGGCCACTGAGCGGCCCGGTGCGCGGCCCGGTGCGGGTGTCGGTGCGGGTGTCGGCGTGCGCGGCGAGCTCGGCGTTGAGCTGGTCGTAGCCGATCGTGACGATCACCTGCGGTTTCTCCCCGCCGTGCTCGGGCAGCCCACCGGCGGCCAGCGCGATCTCCGCGACGGTGACCAGCGCGTCCGCGGCCCGCTGCCCACCGGCGCGCTCGTCCTGCGGGCCGGCTTTGCCCAGCAGCGGGGTGAGCGCTGCCTTCACGGTGGCGGCGCCGGCCGGGTCGAGCATCCCGTCCAAGGCGACCATCCCGTCGAAGGTCGGGGACAGCCGGACCCAGCGGGAGTCGTAGCGCCGCTGCGCGGCGGCTTCGGCGTCATCGCCGGTGAGCCGGGCGGCCAGCTCCCGGGCGAACCGGCCCAGGGCGGCCGGGTCGACGGTCTCGGCCGCGGTGACCAGCTCCTTTTCGACCACGTCCCGGATCGGTGCTGGGCTCTTGGCGACCGCGGTGGTGATCAGCCGGGCGTGGTCGAGAGTGATGCGCGCGTCGGCGAGCGCCTGGTCGATCACCGGCCGGTACGGCAACGCGCGGGCCACGGTGAGCAGCCGGTTGACATCTTCCGCGCCGCATCGCAGCTCCTCGACCAGCCACCCGCGGGTGGCCCGCCCGAACTCGTTCACGGTCGCGTCCCGGGTATCGATCACCTGCAGCTGGCGGACCAGGACCGCGTCGAGCTGGCTGCGCAGGCGCAACAGCAGCTCGGTGGAGTCGGTCAGCTCCAGGTCGGAGCGGGTGTGCGGGTCACGGGCGAGCAGCGCGGTCACTCCCGCGGTGATCTGCTCGATCTCCGGACCCGGCGAGTACATGCGACTGACCTTAAGGGCCAGATCTGACAGTTTCTGGGGTCGAGAAACCGTTGATACACAACATGTTTTCGGCTCTCAGCGAACACAGTCCTGTCCACAACCGTGGACGAGAACACCACCGTCCACAGATCGCCGGCAGCCCGTTGACACCGACCCACGAGACGCAGCGAACGGCGACGCTCCCTGTTATTGCCAGCCTTGAGACAGCCCGGCGATCACACGAGCGCGATCACCTTCTGCACCAACGCCAACGACCCATCAGGCATCCCTTGGACACGCCCGTTGCTACGACGGCCCGAGCCACAAGGCAGCAAGCAACTGTGCAGCCGCCTCGAAGCGCGCGATGCTCTCGCCGGAGAAGGCACCGACGCGATCGCTTTCGAGGTCGAGCGTGCCGATGACCCGACCGTCGACGACGATCGGGACGATCAGCTCGGAGCCGGAGTCGTCCTGGTTGGCCAGATAGCGCGGATCACGTGCGGTGTCGTTGCTCACCGCGATCGCGCCGGCTGCGATGGCATGTGACGTGAGGCCTTCAGTGACGGCGAAACGCGGGTAGGCCGGGGCGGCAGGGCCGGCCCACGCTTCGTTTCGAACCTCGGAGTCGTCCACCGAGTAGATCCCCACCCAGCGAGCGTTCCCGTGATCCTGAACCGCCGTCGCCGCTGCCTGTGCTCGAACCGGCAGCGCGGCCTCGCGTCGCAGCGCCGCTTCAACCGCGGCGATCATCTCGTCCACACCGGCGACCATAAAGGGGCTCGCCGGCGCGGGCCATCAGGTTTCTGCCCAGTCCCTCCGGAGCAGCCCGAACACCCACGAGTCCGATACCTCGCCGCTCACGATGCAGTCCTCGCGCAAGGTCCCTTCCCGCACGAAGCCGAGTTTTTCCAGGACCCGCGCCGAGGCCAGGTTGCGGGTGTCGGTCTCGGCCTGGACCCGATTCAGGTCCAGCGTGTCGAACGCCCACTGCAGCAGTGCGCGCGCTGCCTCCGTGGCAAACCCTTGGCCCCAGGCCGGCTCGTCGAGGCAGTAACCCAACGACGCGCTGCGGTACTCGGGGTTCCACTTGGTCAGGCTGCACCAGCCGATGAACGTGCCGTCGGACTCACGGTCCATCGCCAGCCGCGCCGCAGTTCCTTCCGCGGCCTGCTGCCAGCAGTTCGCGATGAAACGCTCGGCGCGCGCACGCTCGGTCCACGGTGGTGCGTCCCAGTAGCGCAACACACGAGCGTTGCTCTGCAGCGCGAACAGCGCTTCCGCGTCGTCGTCTGCGAAGGGACGCAGGCGCAGGCGGGCGGTGTGCAGGGTCGGGGTCGGCAGGGACACGCCTGCCATCCTGCTCCTTGCGAGGCCCGACTCGACGTACGACGTCGATCGAGCCGGCTCCGATCGCGAGGCTGCGACATTCTGAGATTCTCGCTCGCGCACCGGCCGCTCATGCTTAGGATCGTGCCTCGCGACGATCTCGCGCTCGTGCTGCGGGCGCGCGCCCTGAGTCCGACGAGACCCGAGGTACTGATGACCCACCGGCGCCACCTCACCGCTGTTGTGCTCACGTCTGCAGCCCTCTTCACAGCCGCGCTTCCCGCCGCAGCAGCCGCGGGAAGCCCGCGTCAAACGCCCGGCAGTGCATCCGCGGCGGTGCAGGCCCGTCGACCGGCGGCGCAGCCGGCGAAGTCGAAGCTCGGCACGGTCAAGGGAAAGATCAAGGCGGCGCATCCCCTGAAAAGCGTGGTCGTCACCCTCTACGTGCCCAAGACGGCGCAGGACGGCAGCAAGGGCTGGGTGGTCAGCGAGGATGTGCTCGCGAGCGGTGGTCACGGTGTCACTCTGAACAAGAAGACCGGCGACTACTCGTTCAACGTCAAGCCCGGCACCTACCGGGTGGAGTTCTACGGCGAGTACCGCTCAGGCAAGGAGTGGGGCAACGTCGCCTACGGCCCGGACAAGCCCGCCGGGCCGCCGTTCGGAAAGTCGATCAAGGTCCGGAAGGGGAAGGCCACCAAGCACATCTCCATCAAGGCCGCCGGCGACTTCGGCACGGTGCCGCAACCCGATCCGGGCCCGAGCCTCTCGCCGACCGTCCCGACGGCGGGCGGCACGGAGACGGTCGTGCTCGGCACCTGGCCGAAGGGAACCGCGTTCACCTACACCTGGCAGCTCGGCAGCAGCGAGAAGTTCCTGAGCCTGAAGCGGACGATCAAGGTGCCTGCCAGCGCGGCCGGTAAGGCGATCAGCGTCGACATCTACGCGTTCGTGTACGGGAAGAACGGTGCCGCCGTCTCGATCAGCACCATCGTCGCGCACTGACTCGAACGCCCGCGGGTCAGTGGGCGTTGGCGCGGCGGTGGTTGTAGAGGCGGACCGCCCACAGGTACGACACGATCGCAATGCCGACACTCCACGCGATG
It encodes:
- a CDS encoding DUF222 domain-containing protein, whose protein sequence is MYSPGPEIEQITAGVTALLARDPHTRSDLELTDSTELLLRLRSQLDAVLVRQLQVIDTRDATVNEFGRATRGWLVEELRCGAEDVNRLLTVARALPYRPVIDQALADARITLDHARLITTAVAKSPAPIRDVVEKELVTAAETVDPAALGRFARELAARLTGDDAEAAAQRRYDSRWVRLSPTFDGMVALDGMLDPAGAATVKAALTPLLGKAGPQDERAGGQRAADALVTVAEIALAAGGLPEHGGEKPQVIVTIGYDQLNAELAAHADTRTDTRTGPRTGPLSGLTGPVTMNGIEVTPATARMIACDAGIIPAVLGSHGEVLDLGRKTKTWSPAQRRALRLEDRGCRWPGCQAPLERCRIHHILFWSRSGRTDKKNGIHICEFHHWLVHHAQWRISKDDNNRIRVWRE
- a CDS encoding GAF domain-containing protein, yielding MIAAVEAALRREAALPVRAQAAATAVQDHGNARWVGIYSVDDSEVRNEAWAGPAAPAYPRFAVTEGLTSHAIAAGAIAVSNDTARDPRYLANQDDSGSELIVPIVVDGRVIGTLDLESDRVGAFSGESIARFEAAAQLLAALWLGPS
- a CDS encoding GNAT family N-acetyltransferase, with translation MAGVSLPTPTLHTARLRLRPFADDDAEALFALQSNARVLRYWDAPPWTERARAERFIANCWQQAAEGTAARLAMDRESDGTFIGWCSLTKWNPEYRSASLGYCLDEPAWGQGFATEAARALLQWAFDTLDLNRVQAETDTRNLASARVLEKLGFVREGTLREDCIVSGEVSDSWVFGLLRRDWAET